CTTGGCCTGCTTTTCGATCTCTTCTATGTCGGAAACATAGACATGATTATCCACGATCTTTACCTTGGAATTCTGAAAGAGTTTCTGTAAAACCAGATTCAGTTCTTCCTTCGGAAGGCCCACCATGTTGCCCAGTTCCCTGGGACCAAGATCGAAGGTATAGGCCTCCGAGGAGATGGGGATCCTCAGTTTTTCAAGCTGAATAAGAAGAGCGTCATAGAGCCGTCCCACAGGGTCGGAGAGCTGGGTATTGGCAAGCTGCTTGTAGATGAACCAGATGCGCTCGGAGAGGATCTGGGTAAGTTTCGAAATCAGCTGGGGTTGATTGGAGACCATGCGGGTAAAGTTGGCCTTGTTTACAGCCATAAGGACCGTATCCTCATGAGCAATGGCCGAGGCGGAACGGGGCTTGTCTTCCAGCAGGGACATCTCCCCGAACATGTCACCGGCCTTCAGAAGCGCCAGCATGACCTCGTTGTCATTCTGGATCTTGGTGATTTTGACACTTCCCTTCTGGATTATGTACATCTCTTTTCCAGGCTGAGCTTCGGAAAAGATCATGGTGTTCTTCGGGTAACTCCGGGTGAACTCCTCACCCTGGATGTCCAGATACACCGCCTTGGCGTAGGGTTGTATCTTTGCCATCCTCTCCTTGGCAAGGTTGACGTTCTGTCCCCTGGGAGAGTTGACGATATACTGGTGATAGGCGTAATAGGCCAGATTGTACTGACTCTGGCGGGCGTAATACTCGGCAACCCGAAAAAGATGAGCGATGTCCTCGGAATCGCCGCTTTTCAGGGTAAGACGGGCAAGAGCGGCATCCAGATAGCGCATCTTTTTAGAGAACTGCTGAATAATCTTCATGGCCACCGGAGCGTTCCGCTCTATCAGAAGCCCGTACTGCTCCCGACGCACGGCTATGAGGGTGACATCAGTTATGGCCTGGGCGGTTTCAATGTGGCTGTGGGACGACATTGTCGAAACGACACCGAAAAAATCTCCCGGTGCGAGGATGTTTCCT
Above is a genomic segment from Marispirochaeta aestuarii containing:
- a CDS encoding Crp/Fnr family transcriptional regulator, with product MNNPLQLSLVNFKKGAYIIVEGKQKADCFYIIRSGKVSISKEVEVVEEEGGNILAPGDFFGVVSTMSSHSHIETAQAITDVTLIAVRREQYGLLIERNAPVAMKIIQQFSKKMRYLDAALARLTLKSGDSEDIAHLFRVAEYYARQSQYNLAYYAYHQYIVNSPRGQNVNLAKERMAKIQPYAKAVYLDIQGEEFTRSYPKNTMIFSEAQPGKEMYIIQKGSVKITKIQNDNEVMLALLKAGDMFGEMSLLEDKPRSASAIAHEDTVLMAVNKANFTRMVSNQPQLISKLTQILSERIWFIYKQLANTQLSDPVGRLYDALLIQLEKLRIPISSEAYTFDLGPRELGNMVGLPKEELNLVLQKLFQNSKVKIVDNHVYVSDIEEIEKQAKYYRKMEKIEKARRQGSMNLRK